The genomic DNA GCGCACGCCGCAGGTGTCGAGGTCATCACGACAGCCAGTCAACATAATCACGCTCTTCTCAAGAGTCTTGGCGTATCGAAGGTCTATGACTACCGAAGTCCCACAGTAGTCGATGACATTGTCGCCGCGCTGGAGAACAAGCATGTCGTCGGAGCATATGATTGTATATCGGAGGATAAGACTCAGCGGGCCTGTGCGGAGATCCTTGAAAGGAGCAACGCCGCGCGTAAGGTTTTAGTGTATACGAATGATGTTCTGACACCTGAGGGATTGCCGGCTTCGGTCACTGCGAAGGGGATTTTCTGTCTTACGGTGGAGGATAATGAGGTGGGTCCTGCTGTGTGGGTGGAGTATCTTCCGAAGGCGTTGGAATGTGGTCGGTTCAAGCCTTTGCCTGAGCCTTTGGTTGTTGGGACGGGGTTGGAATGTGTACAGATGGGTATAGAGAGGAATATGGCGGGGTTGAGTGCGACTAAGGCTGTTATTAGGTTGGTTTAGTTTCTTGATGGCTTGGGGTAGTATACCTCTTCGGGTAGGGTAGGGAGTGTTGTTGGCTTCGCGTGGTTAACTTGGGCAGTGAGCAGTGATATACGTTAGTATTATATAAAGACAGTGAATTTGATATTGCGTGAAATGTATTTTCGGTGGTTATTACTGTGCTATGTGTGTATATAATGGACTTGTTGAGAAAAGTTCATTTTGACTGGCTTGTAGGTATAGTCTGCCGTATATCGGACTAAATCGACCATCCGGTCGAAATGAATTCTTTCCATCACACGAATGCTTGAgtatttctttccctttgatTAATGGAATATGCAACAAAGCATGTTGCCAAACTAATAGGTCGTTCCTGTAATACGGTACCCCGTCGAAAGAAACTATTATAATGCCTATCGCATACTGCGCTCCGGCCAATCAACCACAATCGAGAGTCATAAAAGTCATAATGTTTCGATAAAGTGCAAGTCCAGTGATTAATCTATAGTGGATGAAAGTCACCACATCTCAAACTGGAGCTGGTCCCAAAGTTCAGCTTCACCAGAGTCCGTGGAGTCACTACCCTCGCGCCCAAAAGCAGATCAACGTACTTCTAGTTTCTATATTGACAAGTCTGCTGTCCACCAGCATCACTGGCCTGTCCCGGAGGAACTCCAACAAAAGTACCCGTACAACCCGCCTCCACGCACTCAGCAAGGCTCCCGAAATGCACGCccctcttcaccatcccTGGAGCGTGATGGGCGTATTTGGCCGAGTTTGTCATGATATTTCGAGACGTGACGGGAATAACAGGTTCCCCGAGCATGCACCAGCAGGTATCTGTGATAATTGTTGCCCCGAATTCCTCGATAATATCGATATAACCAGCCTTTTTCGACTTTTCGTATATATCTCGGCCGGTAGTTATGATGACTTTAACATCGTCGGCTTTCTTGCGGCCTGCGCATAATTTAGAGAGAGCGTCAAACTcttcaagagaaaaatgggGATTTCCCAATGATACAAGATCAACTGAAAGATCTTGTGCGGAATTGAGCATATGCCATGTATCAACTAGTTCTTCATGCCGGAGATCTATAACTGGTAGCTCTTGCTCTAGTTCGGCAAACTTAGAAGCCTCGGGCGTAACACCTTTGACGTGGAACATTGCGGCAGAGGCAGTGGTGCCAAAAGCGGCACTAAATGCTTTGAGATCCACCAGCTGTGGCTGCAGATATTCTAGCCCGCAAACCAATGGTATGTTATGCTGGGCCAGTTTTCCAATCACGTATCCCAGTAGCGGATAGTAAGAGTCATTGATTGATCCCAAATCGCTCACCCGGATACACATTGTTGGTCGTCGACCCTCAGGTAAGTGACATCCGGCTGAAGGAGCCCTTCCGGTTAGTGCAATGCAAACATCGATAAAATCGGGATATTTCTGGGTTTGAGCACCAAGGACGCTGTTAGCGAAAACCACGGCGTTCGACTCTGACCATCCAATATTTTGCCCGGCCTTGGGAGCAGCGTCAAGTGCGTATGGGGCGCAGGTGAAACTGGGCTGTGCACCCATGGAGAGGTAGATATTGGCCAGTGTGCCCGCCTGTGAAGCCAACTTAGGGTCGACGTTGAGTTCCTTCCAGCGGCGTTGATCGATCGAAATAGAATTGAGGGTGGTTGGAAGGGTGAATTTAGCACCCATGGATTGGAACTTTTGTGCAAACAGAAGGCTTGCAGGGCCTGTATATATACAGGCATCAATGTGAGCCTGCGAAACATCCAATAGTGAGCGCGCCCCTTGAATGATTGCAAAGCTCCTGATAATTTCCAAAGCAACCTTGGCTGCTTGGCCCTTTTCGCCGGCCAGGATGCTCCGATCAAGATCTGAAAGGTCGAAGTCGCCTTCAACGGGGTCGGCAGGCAGTTTCGGGGTCGGTAACAGAGCATCACTGACTAGCACGGTTTCTCCATCAATGGCAGCGAAGTGTCTATTGCATATCTTCGAGAAGTCCGAAGAGGACAAGACCACAACTGGTATAGGACAATCAAGTAGCACTTTTCCTACTAGAACCCCAAGAGTCAGAATCTGCTCGGGCTTCTCGAAAATCAGCGCAGCTGGAGCACAtccattcagcagaagcttAAGCATGACTGTACTTCCTGAGCATGAACCTCTACCACAGGGAATAGCAAGAACACGGCCGGCAATAGACTGGCCACAGAGGGGATGATGACGGTCTACCACCTGTCCCGTCTCAGGGTTCACTCCGCCCCAAAAGCTGATCTCAACCGGGCAGAATTGTAACTCTGCAGATGCAGCGCCCTTGATGAGACATTGACCACGAAATTCCATTGTGCTGCGAGCAAGACGGCAATATGATGTGTGACAAAGGCAATGGATCTAGTGGGCAAGACGGGTCATAGCACTTGACTCTTAGACCTTCAACAACTGATATTTTCTGTGTGCAGGCAGCAGATTACTTGTTGCCTTCGAGATAAGACAATGAGCAGCATATAGTGGTTAGCTTACTTAACCCCGCCCGACCTTGGCATTCCCTCGGTAATTTGTAATTATGCTTGATGAGACGCCTTTTTCCTCATATCTGCGTATATGTCAGAAGCCTTCGAGCATCATGACTCATTTGCGATGACTCCAAGGTCTTTGGAAGTTAATCTGATGTTTGATTGACCTCATTCCTGTTCATGGGGTCCAAACAGGATTGCAGATATTACCCTTTCGGGATACCGAAGCTGTTTGATGAGTTTGTCCGGACAAGTTGCAAACCTAGCAAACATTGCAAACGGCCGATCTCATGCTCTGATTGGTCCTACGAATAGTACACCTCAATACTAGGCCTTGCACTCATCAGTGATTGTGGATGGATATACTATGGAGCTGAACAAGCATATAAACCTTTGCTGTATCACAGCTTCCCAAAATCCTAAAGAAGTTTCTACCTCAAGAGCAAAGTCCATTTCCATCTAGCTTTGGCATTTCCTCTTCGTACCCTGCAAACTTTGCTCTAAATCATTACCATGGCTACCTCTATAGCATCTCACGAAAAGCTGGTCGAGTTTGACCTTGTCCAGTCTCACTACAAGAAAGTGGGTGATCACGAAATCCGTGCAGATTTCATCATACCCCATACAGAGTGTACCGGGAAACGACCTCTCATTGTCCGGTTTCACGGGGGCTGTCTTGTAAGCCAAAAGCCCAACCAGACTCTGTGACTGGCAGAATTAAACATTGGATATAGCTAACGGAACAAGGTAACTGGAGACTCACTGTCAATGGAATGGTTCCCTCAATGGCTTCTTGATTTGGCCAAGAAACATAATGCAGTGATCGCAAGCGCCAACTACCGTCTTCTTCCCGAAGCCACGAGTCTCgacatcttcgaagatgtcGAAGATTTCTGGACTTGGCTCCACTCCtcggaagttgaagagctgCTGTCGTCATGTGTAAACCCCACGAAGCTAAACCTTGACCGTATCATCACGGCAGGCGAATCTGCGGGTGGTCTACTTAGCGTATGCCTAGCCCTGGCTCATCCGGATGAAATCCGAGCGGCAACAGCAAGTTATCCATGTCTCGATATGGCTTCGGCGCACTACAGTGCCCCAAATCCGGTGCCACTGACCAATCCGCCCATCCCTGAGTCGCTGATTGACGAAACTCTTGCCCAAGTCAAACCTGGAGCTATCAGATCTTCCGCTTTATTACCCGACCGGTTGGACTTGGGGCTTGCAGCGATTCACTACGGGCGCCTTACCCAGTTATATGAGCGAGGAATAGGGAGCTCACACCACCGAGATCTGCGGTACCCCTTAGAGAGACTAGACCAGCTAGATGCTAAAATTCCTCGAGGTGGGATTGCTATCATCCAAGGATTGCAAGATCACATCGTGCCCGCCGAAGGCAATCAGAGATTTGTTGAAAAGGGACGCGAGGTCATGAAAGGAAAACCGAGCGCTGATAAAATTATACTGACTCTACGAGAAGGTACCCACGGATTGGACATTCCGGCTCGTTTAGAAGAGGGATGGATGCAAGAACACCTGGAAGCGGCAGTTGAGGCTTGGCTAATGTAGAGTAAGGGCCATGTCGTGTGTGTGCATACCATACAATAAGTAGATAAGCAGCAACCTTGGCTTTGTATTTGATGTATCTAAGGCCCAGTAATATCTGAAGTGAGCAATGAGCTTGTCTGATGGTGGTCGCGGTATTATCTGATCTTGCAACCAGGCGATATAGATACGATGATTTGTTCCGTGGGGATTTTCTGTCGAGCTTTTGAATTCAATTTCTATGCTCCGTAGACTGAGCACTATGTGTAGCAGCACTGAtctatattatcatcattTTCATGACCAGTCTTGGTgatctctttggctcttcTTACGAAGATGAAGGCAGGCTATGCTGTCCTGTTGAAAATGTGACCTTGGGTGTAGCTGAAGGCTTACATTTGATATGAACCTACTGTTTAACTCGCTCTGACCGAGTTACTTCTACGTATTTAAGGTCTATTTTGGGGATACCACCGCTATCCAGAAACTAAAAAAGTGTATCTTAAGGTACACCTTATGCTGTCATATATTTTGAAAAATTATCCAAACCGAAGGGAATTGTACATGTTTTAGAGTATACAAAAGAGTACTAATTAGGGTTCCAGAGATATGGATCCAACACTAGTGCTGACCAGGGTAAGGTCGAAGGTCACAGGACTCCACCAACGATTTAAGGCGCACTTTTTCATCTGTCTTACATCGTGTGTACATCCACGTTTCAATAGAAAGACCTCAAGGAGCGACTACGGCacttctccatctcccatCAACCTGTGTTCCGTATCGGCTCAATGACTACTACCACAGTTCCGCATTCTCAGCGAAAACGGCGACGCCCAGCTCTCGCTTGCGAGCAATGTCGTCGTCGAAAAGTCCGGTTAGTTGGAGTTGTTCCCTGAGTCGCTTGACATGCTCTCACTCGGCTCTAGCTGCGATAGAAACCACCCGTGTGCTAACTGCATACGATCTGACCCTCGATCTTGCCACTACATTGACACTGATCGGAAAACGAATGTCACACACGATCAGGTCATCGATTTGGCCCCCACGTCATCTTCGAATGGCAATCTACCATTGGACTCCTCAATCTCCCCTCAAGATGCACAGTTTTCTGAGCTTCCAAATGTAGATGCACTCCAGTCTCCTCGTTCATCATTGGCGAGTTCCACAGTTGGTCAATATTCTAAAACTTCCCACGTGCCGGTAGAGTCACAGGCGGGGTCGCCTGTTCACTCATTGGAAGATCGAGTACGTCAGTTAGAAAAGAAGCTTGAAGACACCCTCAATTTGCGACCACCGGATAGCGCTCCAAGTCAGCCACCCATAAGAATGCCTGAGCACGGTTCAATAAATGGAAGGTTCCTGAAGACGAGGTTCTTCGGGAACAGCCATCGATCTATATGTGAGCACAGGGTACCACTTTCTTTCTACTTGTAAACTGCGATGACATAGACTAAAGGCCAAAAGGTTCAAGGAATGATTTACATGTTCCATCGAAAGGCGTCTGAGAATCCTGAGATACAAAATCTGTACGAAAGGTGCAAGCAGCTTGCAAGAACAATTAAATCACAGGAGATAACTCAGCAGAGTATCTGCCCCGAGCTAAGGGATTACATGCCATCGAAACAGACATCGGACAGGCTTATCCAAGCCTACCTTCGTACATTCGAATCTGTCTACCGCATCGTGCATGTGCCATCATTTCTACGTGAATACGATCAGTACTGGAGAAATCCTCAGGCAGCCAGCCCGGCGTTCATCATCATGACTTTGCTAATGCTAGCGATTGGGAACTCTTTTTGCCAGTCGGGGGACCCAGGCAAAGACTATGTTCCGCGTTCTACATCCTCACAGTGGATATATACGGCGCAAACGTGGCTCAGCTCCCCGTTTGAAAAATCCCGTCTCAATATCGCTAGCCTCCAAACACAATGTCTCCTTCTTTTGGCCCGCCAGACAAATGACATTAGCAGTGACCTTGTCTGGATCTCAGCTGGCGCTCTCCTTCGAACAGCTATGCATATGGGCTTCCATATTGACCCTCGTCATATCGATGGcatctctttcttcgatGCACAGCTTAGACGGAGAATATGGAATACAATTCTTGAGATTGTTGTCCAGTCTAGTATGGATGCTGGAGGCCTTCCTCTAATTCGTTGTGATGACTACGATTGTGAGGCTCCCCTTAACATTGACGATGCTCAGATGGAAGATGCTATTCCTAAGGCAAAGCCCCTCGAGGACTTTACCGAAACATCTCTGCAGATAGCCTTACGGCGATCACTATCTGTGCGTCTACAAATTGCACAGTTTCTGAACGATTTCCGCCGAGGCACCTCGTATGATGAAGCTTTGCAGCTTAGCAAAAGCCTTATCAGTATATACCGCGAAAGCTCAGCCTTATTTGACGCTTTTAAAAATAGTGGAAAATGTCCTACTCTCTTCCAGTCAAACCTCTACAACTTGATGACGCAGCGCTTCCTGCTTGCTCTTCATGACCCCTTTGCTATAAAGGCAAAAGCTGACCCGAAATTATATTACTCACATAAAGAAGCCCTCCTAGTGTCCATGCGTATCTTAGCACCATTCAGCACCTCGACATCGGAAGATCTTGACTATACCGCATTGCTGCTCACAGGCTCGCCATCATTTCGGGACGTCCCTACCCAAGCAGCTGCCGTCGTTGGAGATGACCTCATTGAACGGATTAAAGAGCAGATTAATACTGCAGTATCAGCTCCCTATACGTCATATCCTTTGTCACACGGAGACTCCAGGCGTGCTGTGGAGAAATTTGTCTCCTGTGCATTGGCACGACTTGAATCTGGCGAAACTAACATAAAGGGCTATCTGGTGTCTGCATGCTTTCTGGCACAGATAGAGGCTATGGAGTGCGGTCAGCCCATTGATGAAGCGTTGAGTAGAACTATATTGGCAGTTCTTCAAACGTGCTCAAAGATCTTAGGAGACAGAGTTGAAACACTGAGCCCTTCAAAGCCAGGAATAGAACTGAGTACAGCGATTAATGAGGAATCAACCTTGACAAAATTTGATAACCAGTTTAACTGGTCTCTCGCCGATGACTTTGTGAGTTGTCTGCTTGTCCTGGTTGGAAAGCAAGGTGCACTGAAGTTTACTGATAGGATTCAGGATATGGAAATGGATCTAGGCTCATGGTTTCCTTCCCTTGCCTACATCTGAGCTGGAATTGTAACAATGTTGTTTATTCATGTTGGATTCTGCTGATGTGAGGCCTATCTATTGATCTGGATCGCCGATTATCATAGAGTTAGAAAGGAGACAAGTGGGTTAAGAAGAGTGGCGCAAATAGACGTTTATTTACGGCACCATACTATTCTTAACATCCTATATTCTTCTAGAAGCTATTTCAAACTCCGGGCAGATATCAACGTTCTGTATACGTTTGGAAGATGGGCCGAAAAGATCATGTCTCTACTAGTATCTACAAGCCATGACATGACATAACTAATGTTTTCGATCATCGGTCTTGGAGATATATACATGGAATCTAGAAGATTCTCTATCTGCACAGCCAGAATCCCAGAGCCATCGAGTAACCAGGTAACAGACGTTGCTAAGCCTTAGCCGAACCACCCAGCATTTTGAGGAGGTACCAAGGTAATATAGACTGAAGTCTACATCGAAATTCGCTCACCATTCACAGATTGCCGTACACTTGATCTCCACCAGTAACCTCGGATTCGGTAATTCCTTGACACCAATTGTCGTCCTCGCCGGCGCATCCTCGCGATTCGGCCACACTTTGTTCCATTCTTCATTCATCCCTTGATAGCAACCGGTCAGGTCAGTCAAGAATACCGTTGCATCGACCACATTCTTAATGCTCCCTTTGCCGTCTGTTGCGCCGCGAATAATAGTGTCAATATTGCGAAGAACTGCCGCGGTCTGTTGGCGAATATCCAGCGTCCATGTTCCATCCGCATGTTCCGTTACGCCGTCCCAAGTCCCATCTCCGCGGCGCGATGATGTACCAGAGACGTGGATGGTACGAGAAGTGGGGTTTGTGGGGAGAATGCGTGCATGAGGGTAGTTGGCGAGGCCTTGGGCTTTTTCAggtgggaggaagaaggccgaaCCGTTGGACATGTTGAGAATGATCGAATTAAAATTACCACTAGGGCTGTATCTGGAGGTTTTAGGCGATAAATCAATTTAAAAAAGGCGGGTAGGTTTTCTAGGAATGGTGCTGTAGGTGTCCCTTTATAGCTTCATTTGATATCCGTCGGATAAGGACCCGGTTCCGGGTCAAACGGGTGTGTTCCGTGAATTCGAAACCCATGGGACGGTTCAGTTGGGACAAGCCAAGCTCCTAATCGCGTTAAACTTCCGATTGAATAATTGAAAATTTTCCTTGGTCATCCAGGATAATCTTGGTTTAGCTTCAAGCTAACAGCTCAGTCGTATAAGATTAGGGCATTGAGCTCACATGGTGCGGAACGATGCGGGGTGTTGTCCCATGACGTACTAGCCTACTGAGGACTATACCTGCATTTATGGAACCTGCATTTAATCTGCATCTCATCTCTGACCGTCCTCTTCAACCATCCCTTTCTTAGCTGGCTTCCCAGCAACAACCGTCGACAAGATGACTGCCCAGACCTTTCGTCAGATCTCAAATCACAATCTCCAGACATTCCGCCACAATTATGTGTCGGAGATTTCGGGTTCGCTCGGCGATCTCGGAACCTTTCTCCCCATCGCCATAGCGCTGGCCATCAACGGTACTGTCTCGCTGTCCAGCACCCTCATCTTCTCAGGgctcttcaatatcttgacGGGTCTATTCTTCGGGATTCCACTTCCTGTACAGCCCATGAAAGCAATTGCTGCGGTAGCAATCGCCAGATCCTtcaacaatggcaccatTGCCGCTGCCGGAATCTTCGTGGGCGCGATCATTTTCATATTCAGCATCACTGGCCTACTGCACTGGTTCGCAGACGTAATTCCTATCCCTGTTATCAAGGGTATCCAGGTTGGGGCAGGCTTATCGCTTGTTATTGCTTCTTGTGGGAATATCCTGTCTTCTCTGGGATGGGTCGGGCCGTCATGGGCGGATAACCGGATTTGGGCCATCGCGGCgttcgtcttcctcatcatcaccaatgtTTATCGCAAGGTACCCTATGCGCTGGCAGTATTCATCCTTGGCATCATCTTTGCCATTATCCGCAGTGCACTAGTAGCTGATTTGCCGTCTTTCACGTTCTGGCATCCTTACACCGTCGTCCCCACTCCCGGTCAGTGGTCCGTGGGTGCTCTTGATGCGGGTATCGGACAGATTCCGCTCACGACGCTGAACTCCATCGTCGCCGTCGTACATCTTGCGGGCGACCTGATCCCGAATGTACGTACGCCTTCGATCACGTCTGTCGGACTCAGCGTTGCCGCAATGAACCTGGTGGGGTGTTGGTTCGGCGCCATGCCTGTCTGTCACGGTTCTGGCGGACTGGCCGCCCAGTACCGATTCGGAGCACGATCTGGCTCCAGCGTGATTCTCCTAGGCTTACTGAAGTTGGTGATTGGTATCTTTTTCGGTGAAAGCTTGGTGGGCCTGTTGAAACGGTTCCCTTCAGCGCTATTGGGAGTAATGGTGATAGCTGCGGGTCTGGAGCTGGTCAGCGTTGGAGAGAGTCTCAATACCACGGGTGCCCGGGATATCATGAAGGCCAATTTTGGAATTTTGGGTGATACCAGACAGGATATTTCGCCGATGCTCAGTGATGCAGACCGCAAGAGACGATGGACGGTCATGATGGTTACCGTGGGGCTGTTGGTTGGGTTTAAGAATGATGCGATTGGATTCCTGGCTGGTATTCTGTGCCACCTCGGCTATGAGCTGCCTGGTCTCTGGGAAAAAGTACGAACTCGGTGGAACGAGGGTCGGGTCAGATTGCAATAATCGCCCGCTTGACAATTTCACGCAATGACGCTGGTTATGACTGCATACGAAGCTTACTACTGGATGGTTTTTGTTTTGACGTCGTTTCTAGCCAATGATATATAGCCGGCATGTTTTGTTAtttgcttttgcttcctCTCGGGGACGGAGCTGAAAGGGCAGCAATTATGGAGATGGCGCCTTGGCTTTGCCAGAAGATACGCAGATCGAACAACTTGAAGTAATTTCTTGGGAGCCAACCACGAAGGTCTTTGGCGTGACAGTATTCCCTGGAACGAGAAGCATCGGCTATTGATTTCCGCCGCTCTATCTCGAAATTTCGGCCAACGAAACACCCCGAACGCGGACACATCTGTTGTACAGAGCATAAAAGCGTTGACACGTTCTTACCTTATATAATGCATGAGGAAGAGTCACTGGGAATTTCTTCACCAGTATGCCTCTGCCCGTGCAGCACTGACGAAGCGAGAATTCCGGGTCATACTGGTCACCATTGATTGCAAATTAAATGTCTTTGGCTTTAGAAGTTTTGTTTAGCTTGCTAGTGAGTTacaatatcaatataaaAGAACAATATAATACAGTTGGAATTCATATTTCCCCTTCCTAGAAATATAATCAGTGATTTAAGCATATTTAGCAAAGATATTAAAGATTCATTCCTAAACACAAGACAGTGCACATCATTAACTAGATTAACTAGTCACCATATTTAACCCCGACAATTTCCACCCCAAAACCTCAATTAAACCCCCTATCATATAAGTTCAAACTAACCCAACCCTAATCATAAGATTCACccccctcatcatccaatTCCGTAATTCGTCGCACTCCCCCAGCCGAAGAGTTCCCCGCAGTCAATAGCCGACCGGTCTGGTCGTACCGTTTCTCATCAACGACATCCGGCTCGCCGAGATCCTGACGAATGGTACGAACAGTCGTGGTTCCATCAGGCTCGGTCTGGGAGACCGTAGCATAACGCTGACCGGTAGCGGCGGTGCCGTCGTCGGTGCTGCTCGAAGAGCTGTAGAAGtaggaagaagagctggagtAGGACTGCGACATTTTGAGTTTTGGAGATATAGCTTTTGGTTCGAATTGTAGAAGAACGtgattttttattttgtgtATgtggttttgtttttctagTCTTGAATGAACCCTTGGGTAAAAGTATGAACTTATATGGACCTGTGGAAGGTCGTGTGGCGATGGATGATATCATAACAGCATCAGTTAGTACGGGATCTCCACCTATGAATGATCTGGGCGATGGTGATATATTTTCCAGGTGTTTAGAACGTATTGTCATTTAGGGCTTGGGATACTGTATGTGACGTTTCAAACAAAGAACTACTGTTTGTGTGGTGACGTTGTGGTCTTGTGTTCTTTTTGTGGGCTGGGCACCTTGTGTGGCTGACGCGATTGTTCTAGAAGGGTGAATGGATTTCTTCGAGTATACTGTGTAAGGGATTTCCGTGGTTAGGGTCTGTTATTGTGGGACTTTTGTTTGTGTTTCCTTCTGAGGTCTTTGGTGGGTattggttatatatatatatggatTGAGCTGTGGTAAGTGTAAGGATGACTAGCTCTGCGCCCGTTGTGGGATTTGTTGCTATGTATAGGAGCTGGTTTTTAACTTtgggaaatatatatcaGAAGTCCTTGGATACAATACTGGACTATGAGAAggtaagaagaggaaaaaaaaaagatgaTTGCATGATAGACGGAAAGTAAGgccaaaaagagaaaatgtaaaaagatggagacgcggggaatcgaaccccggacCACTCCCATGCTAAGGGAGtattataccactaaaccacatccccaattGGATGAAAGGAATGAGCCATTAATGTCTTATAGCCACTATGTAACAAAAACGCACTAGCGCATTGCTTATCCCATCGGGACCGATAGAACTTTTCCCGATGCGATTTTATCAGAAAATCTTCCAGACCATCACAAAATTCCCATAAACGCCCTGCACCGCCAACGCAGCTGGTGGATGAGCTGCCTTTTGTCGTATCACGTCTGTCCGATCTTACAGTCAACTACCATTGCGGTAATACCCGATAATTAATTACAACATACCCCTacgcagccatggctgccccCgtcctccctctccaacaGGTCAAGCTCCCGGCGCTGCCCTCGACTCGCTTGACACCAGAGCAGCAATATTGGAAGACATTCAAGAACCCTCTGCTGATCCCCTCGCCCGCCAATGGCCCTGTCAATCTCATCACACAGCCTTCCGCTCCgtcctccgcctccgccttCCCATCTCTCACCCAGCCTCCCGATGTCTTCACCGTGACCACCGGTGCCCGAGTCCAAATTTACTCTATTCGCACCCGGAAACTCCTCCGCACCGTCACTCGCTTCGATGATACCGTACGCGGTACCGATGTTCGTCCCGACGGCCGTGTGTTTGTTGCTGGTGACGACACCGGTGCGCTCCAGGTGTTCGATGTCAACTCGCGCGCGATCTTGAAGTCATGGAGGGAGCACAAGCAGCCGGTCTGGGTCAGCAAGTTCTCACCCAGCGACCCGACATCTCTTTTCACGGCGAGCGACGACCGCACCGTGCGACTTTGGGACCTCCCGAGCGAAAACAGCGTAAAGACGTTCGTGGGCCATACCGATTATGTGCGCAGCGGTGCATTCATGCCGGGGTCACTGGCGTCTTCGGGACTCCTGGTGTCAGGTAGTTATGATCGTACTGTGCGCCTGTGGGATCCGCGCGTGGAGAGTCGGTCCGCGATGACCTTCAAGATGGCTGCCCCGATTGAGAGCGTCCTGCCGATGCCGACGGGCACTACGGTACTTGCGGCGGCCGATAACAAGATTGCTGTGCTGGATATTGTGGCCGGAAAGCCTCTGCATATGATTCAGAGCCACCAGAAGACTGTTACGGCGCTAGCGTTGGCTTCCAATGGCGAGAGACTGCTGAGTGGTGCTTTGGACGGTCACATGAAGGTGTTTGAGACGACTGGCTGGAATATGGTCTCTGGATCCAAGTACCCCTCGCCCATCCTTTCGCTCCGCGCCATTACGTCTGGACCAGCGCAGGAGGATAAGCACATCGCAGTTGGTATGCAGTCCGGTCTGCTGTCGATCAAAACCCGTCTCTCCGGCCAGCAGaagatcaaggagaaagagcGGAGGAAGGAAATGCAGGCCTTGCTGGAGGGCAAGTTGGAGGAACATGACCGTAAAGTGgccaagcaaaagaagctccgGGGCTCCGGTTGGGAAAAGCGTTTCCGTGGTCGTGATTTCATTGGTGAGGGCGTGGACATAATCATTGAAGGCCAGGATCGCAAACGGAAGAAGGAACAGCCTTGGGAGCACGACCTTCGCAAGGCCC from Aspergillus oryzae RIB40 DNA, chromosome 7 includes the following:
- a CDS encoding snoRNA-binding rRNA-processing protein UTP15 (conserved WD40 repeat-containing protein), whose translation is MAAPVLPLQQVKLPALPSTRLTPEQQYWKTFKNPLLIPSPANGPVNLITQPSAPSSASAFPSLTQPPDVFTVTTGARVQIYSIRTRKLLRTVTRFDDTVRGTDVRPDGRVFVAGDDTGALQVFDVNSRAILKSWREHKQPVWVSKFSPSDPTSLFTASDDRTVRLWDLPSENSVKTFVGHTDYVRSGAFMPGSLASSGLLVSGSYDRTVRLWDPRVESRSAMTFKMAAPIESVLPMPTGTTVLAAADNKIAVLDIVAGKPLHMIQSHQKTVTALALASNGERLLSGALDGHMKVFETTGWNMVSGSKYPSPILSLRAITSGPAQEDKHIAVGMQSGLLSIKTRLSGQQKIKEKERRKEMQALLEGKLEEHDRKVAKQKKLRGSGWEKRFRGRDFIGEGVDIIIEGQDRKRKKEQPWEHDLRKARYSAALDQVLASGDKTAQLTLLTALRHRSALRASLQNRDEVTLQPVLQWVNKSIGEPRLVKLSVEVAMNVLDIYSGNLGQSATIDKMVDRLHRRVRDEVEMAHQACQTKGMLDMLKAA